A region from the Carboxydothermus pertinax genome encodes:
- a CDS encoding class I SAM-dependent methyltransferase, with product MGFSLLNKYYDLLFPANLIVVDRLERLFTLGKKLLDAGCGTGNYALSLAEKGFEITGIDINPEFIKLAKKKAQGKENLKFITLDLTSFHLEESFSGIYCIGNTLPILGLEGIKKALANFFNHLIPGGLLIGQIVNFTLFLNTGTYPFPEKKLPEFDLIFRRRYELTGSQVRFFIELIFPQKGEIYTDQMFLYPVTVDELKTLLEVAGFRKINFYRDFTLAPYDLEGRDLVFWAQK from the coding sequence ATGGGCTTTTCTCTTTTAAATAAGTACTACGACTTATTGTTTCCGGCAAATTTAATTGTAGTAGATCGTTTAGAAAGGCTATTTACCTTAGGAAAAAAGCTTTTGGACGCTGGTTGCGGTACCGGAAATTACGCCCTTTCCCTGGCTGAAAAAGGTTTTGAGATTACGGGGATAGACATAAATCCTGAATTTATTAAGCTTGCAAAGAAAAAGGCCCAGGGTAAAGAAAATCTAAAATTTATTACCCTTGACCTTACTTCTTTTCATTTAGAGGAATCTTTTTCCGGTATTTACTGTATCGGAAATACATTACCAATTTTAGGACTTGAGGGAATTAAAAAAGCCCTTGCCAATTTTTTCAACCATTTAATCCCTGGCGGCCTATTAATTGGTCAAATCGTAAACTTTACTTTATTTTTAAATACCGGTACTTATCCTTTTCCCGAAAAAAAACTCCCGGAGTTTGATTTAATATTCCGCCGAAGATACGAGCTTACAGGATCCCAAGTACGCTTTTTTATTGAACTAATCTTTCCGCAAAAAGGGGAAATTTACACCGACCAAATGTTTTTATATCCTGTTACAGTGGACGAATTAAAAACCCTTTTGGAGGTTGCTGGTTTTAGAAAAATAAACTTTTACCGGGATTTTACCTTAGCCCCTTATGACCTCGAAGGCCGGGATCTGGTGTTTTGGGCACAGAAATAA
- a CDS encoding 6-bladed beta-propeller: MNSSNTLSVRLKEIFWRWDQEKLKKTLKWIFIIEAIFFIIFYFLNRNPVPQIMPQIGPPGPPAFLYALYGTDQNPFKKPMAVAVSGNRIYVTDTGNQRVQVFDYDGNPLFTFGKPGTDKGQFKFPYGIAVDGDGKVYVADMYNGKISVFNSEGIFQYYFGSPTDISRPAGLFIAGSRLYVADVGKNKVMAFTLDGKKVLEFGKMGTANGEFRAPNCVWVANGKIYVADSGNDRVQVFNLLGGYAYTLTGGNNNGETFSFVNPRGLGVNGRGVLYVVDNLNSRVCAFDDQGNYLFTFGGKGADLNQFILPNGLFIDDQGRIYITDTVNQRVVVYQS; this comes from the coding sequence ATGAATAGTTCCAATACTTTATCAGTAAGGCTAAAAGAAATTTTCTGGCGCTGGGATCAGGAAAAACTAAAGAAAACCTTAAAATGGATTTTCATAATTGAGGCAATATTTTTTATTATTTTTTACTTCTTAAACCGAAATCCAGTGCCCCAAATAATGCCGCAGATTGGACCACCTGGGCCGCCGGCCTTTTTGTATGCGCTGTACGGTACCGACCAGAACCCCTTTAAAAAGCCAATGGCTGTAGCAGTGTCGGGCAACCGGATTTATGTTACCGATACCGGAAACCAGCGGGTGCAGGTTTTTGACTACGACGGCAATCCCCTCTTTACCTTTGGTAAACCCGGTACCGATAAGGGGCAGTTTAAATTTCCTTATGGCATTGCCGTAGACGGGGACGGCAAAGTTTATGTAGCCGACATGTATAACGGAAAAATTTCGGTATTTAACAGCGAAGGGATTTTCCAGTACTACTTTGGCAGCCCTACTGATATCAGCCGTCCGGCAGGCTTATTTATCGCTGGCAGTCGACTGTATGTGGCAGATGTGGGTAAAAACAAAGTTATGGCCTTTACTTTAGACGGCAAGAAAGTACTGGAGTTTGGGAAAATGGGCACGGCTAACGGGGAGTTCCGGGCGCCGAACTGCGTCTGGGTGGCTAACGGTAAAATATATGTAGCCGACTCCGGTAACGACCGGGTGCAGGTGTTTAACCTCTTAGGAGGTTATGCCTATACCTTAACCGGCGGCAATAACAACGGTGAGACCTTCTCCTTTGTTAACCCCCGAGGTCTTGGGGTAAACGGTAGGGGGGTCCTGTATGTGGTAGATAATTTGAACAGCCGGGTTTGTGCCTTTGACGATCAGGGTAATTACCTTTTTACCTTTGGTGGCAAAGGGGCTGACTTAAACCAGTTTATTCTGCCAAATGGTCTCTTTATTGACGACCAGGGCCGGATTTACATTACCGATACCGTAAACCAGCGGGTTGTAGTTTATCAAAGTTAA
- a CDS encoding tetratricopeptide repeat protein, which yields MRTEIKTVKPSKPVHPVVAYLVLIAFASALFVVGVIIGKAFFWENYDTTPIADRIIEVAQQKVAKDPKNPKNYVDLGWGYFQKKDYNNALAQYKKALDLDKKYYPAYLNLGILYIDTGKYDLAVNTLKQAVALQPKSSNAHLNLGIAYNKLEKYQEALKELKAAYELSPGSTRIIYEIGVAYEKMGKIEDAKYQYKSALEFDPKFEDAKKALERLNKK from the coding sequence ATGAGGACGGAGATTAAAACGGTAAAACCATCCAAACCGGTGCATCCGGTAGTAGCCTATCTTGTTCTTATTGCCTTTGCCTCTGCTCTTTTTGTGGTAGGGGTGATTATCGGCAAAGCCTTTTTCTGGGAAAACTATGATACCACTCCAATTGCGGACAGAATAATTGAAGTTGCCCAGCAAAAAGTTGCCAAAGATCCGAAAAACCCCAAAAATTATGTGGATCTGGGCTGGGGTTACTTTCAGAAAAAGGATTATAATAACGCTTTAGCTCAGTATAAGAAGGCCCTTGATTTGGACAAAAAATATTATCCAGCGTATTTAAATCTGGGTATTCTTTATATTGATACCGGTAAGTACGATTTAGCGGTTAACACCTTAAAGCAAGCGGTAGCTCTTCAGCCTAAAAGTTCCAATGCTCATTTAAATCTGGGAATTGCCTATAATAAGTTGGAAAAATATCAGGAAGCGTTAAAAGAACTCAAGGCTGCCTATGAGCTTTCCCCCGGTTCTACGAGGATAATTTATGAAATAGGTGTTGCCTATGAAAAGATGGGGAAAATAGAGGATGCCAAATACCAGTACAAGTCAGCCTTAGAGTTTGACCCGAAATTTGAAGACGCCAAAAAAGCATTAGAGCGGCTCAATAAAAAGTAG
- a CDS encoding thiamine diphosphokinase has translation MRVVIFAGGEAPGFLPDITSDDFLIAADSGALFLPEGLLPNLLLGDMDSLPKNWQEEFIKRGVRLKSYPTEKDFTDLEAAVVMAQDMNAEEIIVVGGSGGRSDHFFANLMLLGSCSRPVTWYSSDFIGYLNKKPLILKGKPGQLFSVIPLTGEVTGLVIKGAKYQLFRANLSWGTTLGLSNEFIADTVEISWEAGKLILLQIFQK, from the coding sequence ATGCGAGTAGTGATCTTTGCCGGGGGTGAAGCCCCCGGCTTTTTGCCTGATATAACTTCTGATGATTTTCTTATTGCAGCGGATAGCGGAGCCCTTTTTTTACCAGAAGGACTACTACCAAATCTTTTGCTGGGGGATATGGACTCCTTACCGAAAAACTGGCAGGAGGAGTTCATAAAGAGAGGGGTTAGGCTTAAAAGTTATCCTACCGAAAAAGATTTTACGGACTTAGAAGCAGCGGTGGTCATGGCACAAGATATGAATGCTGAGGAAATTATAGTGGTAGGGGGGTCCGGGGGCCGAAGCGACCACTTTTTTGCTAATTTAATGCTTCTCGGGAGCTGTAGCCGACCCGTAACCTGGTACAGCTCTGATTTTATTGGATATTTAAACAAAAAACCCCTTATTCTAAAAGGAAAACCCGGGCAGTTATTTTCGGTAATTCCCCTCACCGGAGAAGTTACCGGTCTTGTCATTAAAGGTGCTAAATACCAGCTTTTTCGGGCCAATTTATCCTGGGGTACTACCTTGGGTCTCTCCAATGAGTTTATAGCTGATACGGTTGAAATTTCCTGGGAGGCCGGAAAGCTCATACTGCTGCAAATTTTCCAAAAATAA
- the thiT gene encoding energy-coupled thiamine transporter ThiT, translated as MKGLNLRMVTRGGLALALGVVLSLIKIWQMPQGGSVTLLSMLPVIYFAYTEGLLPGILVGVLYGLVQYLIEPYFAHPLQFLLDYPVAFGALGLAGLFANKSPYPGVVLAILGRFLSHLVSGAVFFASYAPKGQNPWVYSAIYNGSYLLPELFLTLGAVFFLKIFERLRKVV; from the coding sequence ATGAAAGGTTTAAATTTGCGGATGGTGACCCGCGGAGGGTTAGCTTTAGCGCTGGGGGTAGTTTTAAGTTTAATTAAAATCTGGCAGATGCCCCAGGGGGGCTCAGTTACGCTCTTATCCATGCTGCCGGTAATTTATTTTGCCTATACCGAAGGGCTTTTACCGGGGATACTGGTAGGCGTACTGTACGGATTAGTCCAGTATTTAATTGAGCCGTATTTTGCCCATCCCCTGCAGTTTCTTTTAGATTATCCGGTAGCCTTTGGAGCCCTGGGTTTAGCGGGTCTTTTTGCTAATAAGTCGCCGTATCCGGGAGTGGTACTGGCAATTTTGGGCCGGTTTTTGTCTCACCTCGTTTCCGGAGCGGTGTTTTTTGCCAGTTACGCTCCAAAAGGCCAAAATCCCTGGGTGTATTCGGCTATTTATAACGGAAGCTATCTACTGCCGGAACTGTTTTTAACTTTAGGGGCGGTTTTCTTTCTTAAAATATTTGAAAGATTGCGGAAGGTGGTGTAA
- a CDS encoding DEAD/DEAH box helicase, with protein MEEFKKLGLIPPLLKAVDELGYEQPTPIQKEAIPLILEGHNLVGQAPTGTGKTAAYLLPVLQKLARRKKAQALIVTPTRELALQVADEVAKLGKYLKVRALAVYGGQDIERQIRGLRQGVEVIVGTPGRILDHIGRKTFPEADINTVVLDEADEMLDMGFIDDIEAILNRLTNRQQTLLFSATLPAPIKTIIKKFLGEYKTVKLVGKEKTVPAIRQIYYELPEAEKVEGVVRILNSELPTQAIVFCRTKKRVDEVVEQLNYRGYAAKGLHGDMSQRERTQTIKSFKAGKTELLVATDVAARGLDIPEVSHVINYDIPQNPESYIHRIGRTGRAGREGKAITLITYRERKLLRAIEEAINKRLWRERLPEPVDLEEAKYRKLAKKIRDTISMGVPAAFLEMAAKLLEEEESDQVLGATLYLLENRSLQQDI; from the coding sequence ATGGAAGAATTTAAAAAACTTGGTTTAATTCCGCCCCTTTTAAAAGCGGTAGACGAACTGGGGTATGAGCAGCCCACCCCGATTCAAAAAGAGGCTATCCCGCTGATTTTAGAAGGGCATAATTTAGTTGGCCAGGCTCCCACCGGCACCGGAAAAACGGCGGCCTATTTACTTCCGGTTCTGCAAAAATTAGCCCGGAGGAAAAAAGCCCAGGCGTTAATCGTTACCCCTACCCGGGAGTTAGCGTTGCAGGTTGCCGATGAAGTGGCAAAACTCGGGAAATACCTTAAAGTAAGAGCGCTTGCGGTCTATGGCGGTCAGGATATAGAGCGGCAAATCCGGGGACTTCGCCAGGGGGTAGAGGTGATCGTTGGAACCCCGGGGCGAATTTTAGACCATATCGGTCGAAAAACTTTTCCGGAAGCGGATATCAACACCGTAGTTTTGGACGAAGCTGATGAAATGTTAGATATGGGCTTTATTGATGATATTGAAGCTATTTTGAACCGTTTAACCAACCGCCAGCAGACATTATTGTTTTCAGCAACTTTGCCGGCACCCATTAAGACCATTATTAAAAAGTTTTTAGGGGAGTATAAAACGGTAAAACTAGTGGGCAAGGAAAAGACCGTGCCGGCTATCCGCCAAATATATTACGAGCTTCCTGAAGCGGAAAAGGTTGAAGGAGTTGTCCGGATTTTAAATAGCGAACTTCCGACCCAGGCCATAGTGTTTTGCCGGACCAAAAAACGGGTGGACGAAGTGGTGGAGCAGTTAAACTACCGCGGTTATGCCGCTAAAGGCTTACATGGGGACATGAGTCAGCGGGAGCGCACCCAAACTATTAAAAGCTTTAAAGCCGGGAAAACCGAGCTTTTGGTAGCTACCGATGTGGCAGCGCGGGGGCTTGATATACCTGAAGTTTCTCATGTCATAAACTATGACATCCCCCAGAACCCGGAAAGTTATATTCACCGGATTGGGCGTACCGGCCGGGCGGGTAGAGAAGGAAAAGCTATTACCCTGATTACCTACCGCGAGCGCAAGCTTTTAAGGGCCATTGAAGAAGCAATAAATAAGCGTTTATGGCGGGAAAGGCTGCCGGAACCCGTTGATTTAGAAGAGGCCAAATACAGGAAATTAGCAAAGAAAATTCGGGATACCATAAGCATGGGGGTACCGGCGGCGTTTTTGGAAATGGCAGCCAAACTTTTAGAAGAGGAAGAGTCGGACCAGGTTTTAGGTGCAACTTTGTATCTTTTGGAAAATCGGTCTTTACAGCAAGATATTTAA
- a CDS encoding 4Fe-4S binding protein translates to MQRKFIQYYYLVFFAVAGFFFYKAVVLFPTQGASALKYRFPSIEGFLPISALVALKSYIFTGIFDPVHPAGLTILILIILGAFLFKRGFCSHICPIGTVSELLYNLRKKVIPGDLIIPAWLGYVLASIKYLLALFFIKVILIDMPYDAAWQFVQSPYNAVVDIKMLKFFLNPSALTVKVLFVLIVLSLIFSHFWCRFLCPYGAFMNIFAFFSPITIKRNNQSCISCKKCDKICPSNLKISTRKAVTSPECTLCQSCLKACPVKNTLLIGSKLANITLTPIQYSLLLLGFFIGGMIIAELTGHWHSRVLPELWQAYFPLVDKLSH, encoded by the coding sequence TTGCAGCGAAAGTTTATTCAGTATTACTACCTGGTCTTTTTTGCTGTAGCTGGATTTTTCTTTTATAAGGCAGTAGTTCTTTTCCCCACCCAGGGAGCTTCAGCCTTAAAGTACCGCTTTCCTTCCATTGAAGGATTTCTGCCAATCTCCGCACTAGTAGCTCTAAAAAGCTATATATTTACCGGAATTTTTGACCCGGTACATCCGGCGGGCCTTACAATCTTAATTTTAATTATACTGGGAGCTTTTCTCTTTAAGCGGGGATTTTGCAGCCATATTTGTCCCATCGGCACAGTCTCAGAACTTTTATACAATTTACGCAAAAAAGTAATTCCCGGGGATTTAATAATCCCTGCCTGGCTTGGTTATGTCCTTGCCAGCATTAAATATCTTCTTGCTTTGTTCTTTATTAAAGTAATTCTAATTGACATGCCTTATGATGCTGCCTGGCAGTTTGTTCAATCACCGTACAATGCTGTTGTCGATATAAAAATGCTGAAATTCTTTTTAAACCCGTCAGCCTTAACCGTAAAAGTACTCTTCGTTTTAATTGTTTTGTCCCTTATATTTTCCCATTTCTGGTGCCGGTTCCTCTGCCCTTATGGCGCATTTATGAATATTTTTGCCTTTTTTTCGCCAATTACTATAAAAAGAAATAACCAAAGTTGTATTTCCTGTAAAAAATGTGATAAAATATGTCCCAGCAATCTTAAGATTTCTACTCGAAAAGCTGTAACTTCTCCTGAATGTACATTGTGTCAGAGTTGCCTTAAAGCCTGCCCGGTAAAAAATACCCTGTTAATTGGCAGTAAATTGGCAAATATCACTTTAACTCCTATCCAGTATTCTTTACTGCTTCTGGGCTTTTTTATAGGTGGCATGATTATCGCCGAGCTTACCGGACACTGGCACTCCCGGGTATTGCCCGAGCTCTGGCAGGCTTACTTCCCGCTGGTCGATAAACTTTCCCACTAA
- a CDS encoding cytochrome c3 family protein, whose product MKARAPTLGEKRTKILLVVSGVLLTLLVIAVSLFEVTSLTLTCKTCHEMLPEYYTWKASSHSELNCLKCHVQPGIGNLFKFKAEMLNFAYLHFTKKYLLPISLKKDIPQRNCTRCHGLKRPITPSGDIIVPHDKHKSAGVQCLECHRGIAHGNILDRQETIDGDFNRWNLTYAKSQMAPENVKTKMTLCMSCHEQRNITRKCEACHREIRPPKDHKVPDWLTTHGKLARKDLKYCDLCHSYSNTGIEYNEKDPVRAYIKGNSFCSGCHSKRPVTHTVDWIFSHGLKRTKKDIPDCLTCHDWGQRSPLMTSQRVIAGERQTLQVPGGQILGEKKTYCIKCHKGQHVNFFTYQVQNHPLYLPTGTKLQGYCFGCHNVRQCYQCHKNAEALYNEFKEGLNKRQSTQEIKNPHLKYLRNGAQNHPVPLTANTKRDSTCYRCHNQKYCTGCHKN is encoded by the coding sequence ATGAAAGCACGGGCACCCACCCTTGGGGAAAAACGCACTAAAATATTGTTAGTGGTAAGTGGTGTTTTGTTAACTCTCCTGGTAATAGCTGTGAGTTTATTTGAAGTAACATCGCTTACCCTAACCTGTAAAACCTGTCACGAAATGCTTCCCGAATACTATACCTGGAAAGCTTCCAGCCACAGCGAGCTAAACTGTTTAAAGTGTCATGTTCAGCCGGGAATTGGGAATTTATTTAAATTTAAAGCCGAAATGCTAAACTTTGCCTACCTCCATTTTACCAAGAAGTATTTGCTACCAATTTCCTTAAAAAAAGACATTCCCCAGAGAAATTGCACTCGCTGTCATGGACTTAAACGGCCAATCACCCCTTCCGGAGATATCATTGTTCCCCATGATAAGCATAAATCGGCAGGAGTACAGTGTTTGGAGTGTCATAGAGGTATTGCCCACGGAAATATCTTAGACCGGCAGGAGACGATTGACGGGGATTTTAATCGTTGGAATTTAACCTATGCCAAATCCCAGATGGCTCCGGAAAATGTTAAAACCAAAATGACTTTGTGCATGAGCTGTCATGAACAAAGAAATATAACCCGGAAATGTGAAGCTTGCCACCGGGAAATCAGGCCTCCTAAAGACCACAAGGTACCAGACTGGCTAACAACTCATGGAAAATTAGCAAGAAAAGATTTAAAATACTGCGACCTGTGCCATTCTTACTCTAATACAGGAATTGAATATAACGAAAAAGATCCGGTGCGGGCCTACATAAAAGGAAACAGCTTTTGTTCCGGGTGCCACTCTAAGAGACCGGTAACCCATACCGTGGATTGGATATTTTCCCACGGCTTAAAACGGACGAAAAAGGATATACCCGACTGTCTTACTTGCCATGATTGGGGACAGCGTTCTCCTTTGATGACAAGCCAAAGGGTGATTGCTGGGGAACGGCAAACCTTGCAAGTACCTGGTGGACAGATTTTAGGAGAGAAAAAGACCTATTGTATTAAATGCCACAAAGGTCAGCATGTTAATTTCTTTACCTACCAGGTACAAAACCACCCGTTGTATCTTCCAACCGGTACAAAACTTCAGGGCTACTGTTTTGGCTGCCACAATGTTCGGCAGTGCTACCAATGCCATAAAAACGCTGAAGCGCTTTATAATGAGTTTAAAGAGGGGTTAAATAAACGCCAGAGTACACAAGAAATTAAAAATCCACATTTAAAGTATTTAAGAAATGGTGCTCAAAACCATCCGGTACCCTTAACGGCCAATACCAAGCGCGACAGCACTTGCTATCGCTGTCACAACCAAAAATACTGTACCGGTTGTCATAAAAATTAA
- a CDS encoding cytochrome c3 family protein — translation MKKKTFMNILIWVQLTVIGQVVLFILLLSGTKAALNSRFCFYCHEMRPEYYTWEVSTHNKIECWRCHVTSSPLVPFWVSLNGGTNFVQHLTGLFEKPIKITYSLDNKRCLSCHTLESVTPGGDIIIPHDRHLAQGVTCVTCHFGVVHFQVAERGLTRGKYESWNQAKALAERKEINRKLLMDGCISCHRERGVSTECRTCHLKIKAPKDHNDPAWEEKHGLTAQKNVDYCISCHLGKELIRSVAFDKKLYWYTRLNPFCRDCHLKRPQFHLNNWIPNHIEAIGRKGEDSCYACHDIEKGEGFNKNPVYCNKCHKFYNKLK, via the coding sequence ATGAAGAAAAAAACCTTTATGAATATCTTAATCTGGGTGCAGTTAACGGTAATAGGTCAGGTAGTGTTATTTATACTATTACTTTCCGGAACAAAAGCGGCTCTAAATAGCCGCTTTTGTTTTTACTGTCATGAGATGCGCCCGGAATATTATACCTGGGAAGTTTCCACCCACAATAAAATAGAATGCTGGCGTTGCCATGTAACTTCTAGTCCACTTGTGCCCTTTTGGGTTAGCTTAAACGGCGGAACAAATTTTGTCCAACACCTAACCGGGCTATTTGAAAAGCCAATTAAAATCACTTATTCCCTAGATAATAAACGGTGCCTATCCTGTCATACTTTAGAATCGGTTACCCCCGGGGGTGATATAATCATACCTCATGACCGGCATCTTGCTCAAGGAGTGACCTGCGTTACCTGTCATTTTGGGGTCGTTCATTTTCAGGTAGCCGAAAGGGGTTTGACCCGGGGGAAGTACGAAAGCTGGAATCAAGCAAAAGCCCTTGCCGAGCGAAAAGAGATAAACCGAAAGCTTTTAATGGACGGCTGCATTAGCTGTCACCGAGAACGGGGTGTGTCTACTGAATGTCGCACCTGTCATTTAAAAATTAAGGCCCCCAAAGATCATAATGACCCTGCCTGGGAGGAAAAACATGGTTTGACTGCCCAAAAAAATGTTGACTACTGCATTTCTTGCCACCTGGGAAAAGAATTAATTCGGAGCGTTGCCTTTGACAAAAAACTTTACTGGTATACCCGGTTAAATCCTTTTTGCCGGGACTGTCATTTAAAAAGACCTCAGTTTCACTTAAATAACTGGATTCCCAATCATATTGAAGCAATTGGAAGAAAAGGGGAAGATTCCTGTTATGCCTGCCATGACATTGAAAAAGGAGAAGGTTTCAATAAAAATCCTGTATATTGCAATAAATGCCATAAATTTTATAATAAACTAAAATAG
- a CDS encoding O-antigen ligase family protein codes for MDGERALKFKIPYLDEAKPYKTMWFILLLGFSLLFLLPPFYRGLFFEYEQEVATLWAVILVWLVYTLELGEKKPKFLQLTLDYAVLALPIIYLISIINAANIGFAVDEFVQNVLYFLVFWLATRLGADQNARRVLLHAVYLAAIGVSLAGLMTATGVINIRDGYLSGRIYSSFQYPNALASYLAAAFLIGVYLWVSSNKALRYFYGIGNYIILTVLLGTKSNGGLMVFLAVMVLYFIFQPPGKRFAIFFHLFLNLALAFVVIKSFIYHVDVTGQTRNSWLWFLVGLIIAVMIEVIIQFLVLNKAVITTFTKYKRPLIYTFIGFVVLALIGGLILVLSNEVLRGKIYELLRFRNASERGYFYRDALKMFFKSPLIGWGGGGWGEAYRAFQSYFYISTQVHSYYLQLFVETGVLGVATIVTIIGSFFKYFIYLWRKTNDYWLSFEVVTLGAVIINIAGHAAIDFDLSLAALSLVLFLALGFIRTLYFTAISKPLPEKNKRKVQFNSIPYFTLISVIAIGLLIFVGMLTTASHYEYSAYSYYQAQDLQGLKNVMENAARYNPFNASYNEKLRDIYKSFGDLNNALLQAEKAVAKSKYDPYKKIELSYLYYQTGQIEKAASLTDKFISDAPFMSVVYDAAARMNMMCGLAAVRSGNLEAAKAYFTKVIKVRDWEEKQIAKYTPETKKLQVVAPILEVSPEVKLNVGIAYYFLKDYSLARENLLVAKEKTDLKAESLMWLTILETKTQNKDLAEEYKKQLAKATGGAELINKLDEFLKLPQV; via the coding sequence GTGGACGGTGAGAGAGCACTTAAATTTAAAATTCCTTATCTAGATGAAGCAAAGCCTTATAAAACAATGTGGTTTATTTTACTTTTAGGATTTAGCCTTTTATTTTTATTACCGCCTTTTTACCGGGGGCTATTTTTTGAATATGAACAGGAAGTAGCAACTCTCTGGGCAGTTATTTTAGTTTGGCTAGTTTATACTTTAGAGCTTGGGGAGAAAAAACCAAAGTTTTTACAGTTAACCTTAGATTACGCCGTGTTGGCACTCCCAATAATTTATTTAATTTCAATAATTAATGCGGCCAATATAGGCTTTGCTGTCGATGAATTTGTCCAAAACGTTTTGTACTTTTTGGTTTTCTGGCTGGCTACCCGCTTGGGAGCTGACCAGAATGCGCGAAGGGTTTTACTTCATGCGGTTTATCTGGCTGCAATTGGTGTATCCCTTGCAGGCCTTATGACGGCAACGGGAGTAATTAATATTCGAGATGGGTATTTAAGTGGTCGAATTTACTCTTCTTTTCAATATCCCAATGCTTTGGCAAGTTATTTAGCAGCGGCTTTTTTAATTGGTGTTTACCTGTGGGTAAGTTCCAATAAAGCTTTACGTTATTTTTACGGGATTGGAAACTATATTATTTTAACGGTACTTCTTGGGACCAAGTCCAACGGTGGCTTAATGGTATTTTTAGCCGTAATGGTTTTATACTTTATTTTTCAGCCGCCAGGGAAAAGATTTGCCATTTTCTTTCATTTATTTTTAAACCTAGCATTAGCTTTTGTGGTGATAAAAAGCTTTATATATCATGTGGATGTTACGGGTCAGACCAGGAACTCGTGGCTCTGGTTTCTAGTTGGCTTAATTATAGCAGTAATGATCGAAGTTATTATTCAGTTCCTAGTTTTAAATAAAGCAGTTATTACAACCTTTACAAAATACAAAAGACCATTAATTTATACGTTTATTGGATTTGTGGTGCTGGCTTTAATAGGCGGTTTGATTTTGGTTTTATCTAATGAAGTATTAAGGGGAAAAATTTACGAATTGCTGCGATTTCGTAACGCTAGTGAACGGGGTTATTTTTACCGGGATGCCCTGAAAATGTTTTTTAAAAGCCCTCTTATTGGCTGGGGGGGTGGAGGCTGGGGGGAAGCTTACCGGGCGTTTCAAAGTTATTTTTATATTTCCACCCAGGTTCACAGTTACTACCTGCAGCTCTTTGTTGAAACGGGAGTGTTAGGAGTAGCAACTATTGTTACCATAATCGGAAGTTTTTTCAAATACTTTATTTATCTTTGGAGAAAAACCAACGATTACTGGCTTTCCTTTGAGGTCGTTACCCTGGGAGCGGTAATTATAAATATTGCTGGTCATGCGGCTATTGACTTTGATTTATCGTTAGCCGCCCTTTCCTTGGTTTTGTTTTTAGCCCTTGGCTTTATAAGAACTCTATACTTCACTGCTATTTCTAAACCACTACCGGAGAAAAACAAAAGGAAAGTACAGTTTAACAGTATCCCCTATTTTACCTTAATCTCAGTTATAGCGATTGGGCTTTTAATTTTTGTGGGAATGCTTACTACTGCAAGTCATTATGAATATTCTGCATACAGCTACTATCAAGCTCAAGATTTACAAGGGCTAAAAAATGTAATGGAAAATGCTGCCCGCTATAATCCCTTTAATGCTTCTTATAATGAAAAGCTAAGGGATATTTACAAGTCTTTTGGTGATTTAAATAATGCTCTTCTCCAGGCAGAAAAAGCGGTAGCAAAAAGTAAGTATGATCCTTACAAAAAAATTGAACTATCTTATCTTTATTACCAAACGGGACAGATTGAAAAAGCAGCCAGCTTAACCGATAAATTTATTTCCGATGCTCCTTTTATGTCGGTAGTCTATGATGCGGCAGCGCGCATGAATATGATGTGTGGGCTTGCGGCAGTGCGAAGTGGAAACTTAGAGGCTGCTAAGGCGTATTTTACAAAGGTAATTAAAGTTCGCGATTGGGAAGAGAAGCAAATCGCCAAATATACTCCGGAAACTAAGAAACTTCAGGTAGTAGCTCCGATTTTAGAAGTATCACCGGAAGTAAAATTAAACGTAGGAATAGCATATTATTTCTTAAAGGACTATTCCCTTGCTCGGGAAAACCTATTGGTGGCAAAAGAAAAAACTGATTTAAAAGCGGAAAGCTTAATGTGGCTTACGATTTTAGAGACCAAAACTCAAAATAAAGATCTGGCAGAGGAGTATAAGAAGCAATTAGCAAAAGCTACAGGAGGGGCAGAATTAATTAATAAACTTGATGAGTTTTTAAAATTACCACAGGTTTAG